The stretch of DNA tttagCGGGACAATTACCGAAGAAGTGCTGTGTTCCTGAGTGGTCCAGCCTCAGTCCTGACTTCAATTTGTTTAAAAATCAGTGACAAGGTTTGAATATTACTGTCTGTCAATGACTCCTTACCAAATTTacttgagcaattttgacaaaaacaatggataaatgttgccctaagagttgtgcaaagttgATAGAATCTTATTCAAATTGATTACCAGCTATAATGGCTGCCAAAGGCGCTTCCATCAAGTTTAAACTCTGGGGAATAAAAACAATTTTAGTCGTTTTTGTTAATTAGTATAAAATGTTACTTagaaaatgtggagtaggttgtgtagatcgCTAGGGGATTCCCCCCTTTCAGATTTTATTTTATGACAGAAAAATGTGAacacttgcccattcaccctctgagtggcacacatacacaatccatgtctcaattgtttcattaaagtggatttaacaagtgacatcaataagggatcatagttttcacctggattcacctggtcagtctatgtcttggaaagagcaggtgttcttaatgttttgtatactcagtgtatgacCATAGGGTGAGATGACAGGAGAGGTTGAGTCAGAATTCAGGATCAGAGGGATCACACGGAGGAGCTGTGAGGTGGTAGATAAACATTGACTTGACTAGAGTTGGGGACATGAGTGGGCTCTGTGAATACCACAATCCATGTTTGATTTTGCCTGGGAAACTGTTATCAGTCATGGTAGGCATTAATTGCttgcctagaggttagagaggtaggCTATGGAATGCCGtttcaaaaaagatacacgtcaaataacaataTTTAACGTGTCAAATacgcttgttgaccaatcaggacctgaatatgactgcacgtcacaaaATAATTTAACACGTTCATTTTTTtaacgtagttattacacattgattacactatcatccgtatttcatatgtcacaacgattcatcatatgtatgctatgatgctggtaaagttgtctcgcgcacctgcCCTTCCCCAAGCTTcggacagtgctggtcataaaaaagcaAGTTAGCTGATGGaggcaaacaatgttcttccccaaaaacacagcAAAACGACATAATATGTTTCATtagctatatagctaggtgtcatctaaaataaccccaATTTGTAAAACGGttctttgcggttagccttcaaaataaaagtatgtcattgacagtgatgcaaaaaGGTGATTTCCCACAGTCAAAGTCCCGCAATATGAGCTACGACGCATATATTTccgtaaactcttcacagttgtgttctctGGGTGTCATCGAATAGACTGATACCCCCATTTCATTGCTCCACATTCCAACACTCCAACCATGTTTAACATTATCaagtctaaatatggcatgatttcaccaattgtaaccttctgcatcactttcaaagagggactttattttaaagacgaatcgcaaattccactattgtggctaatctttattgtggctagcttcacaacacataacccggtccggtcaAACCATAGTACTGTATAATAGTCAGATTAAGCTAGTTGGATGCTTATAACGTTAGTTTTGGGCAGCAGGGTTAAGTAGAAGGCAAGCTAGTTTTTTCAATAGCAGAACAAGTgtctacctagctaatacttactcacatggATTCCTAAACCATTGCTAAGAATATTGAAAATGACTCCAGTTTCTACtgttcattgttttcaggctggttgcattggtgctagctaggtaccaagctaaagctagctaatTACCCTAGAAGTTGCTGAAACAGACGTTTTCACATTCGGCCTAACAAATAATgccttattaccaacgcggtattgtacagctttgacagtgatcGAAATGGTGGCACTTGGCTTGCACTtgcaaattcagcacacacaacattctataatatgATTGTgatatttgacgtgtcaaattaaaagcttatttgacgtgtatcttttctgacacgcaaagacccaaacggcgtccCATAGCAGGCCAGCAACCCTTCGAATCTCAGGTTCAGAATGAAAAATTTGTCAGAATGTATTTTATCCCAGGTGCCACCTACTTCCATTGTGCCATAAAAATGTTGCAACTACAGTGCTCCAGGCTGATGATGTGCTGCTCCTAGCCtattgtgtgtgtatacactGTAGAACAGTTCCCATCCTTTTtcagttactgtaccaccaactgaattttgctttGCCCGGAGTACCCCTGATGTACCccccatgtgcattttaccagtaggcctatggtctcatgagtcttctcaagtaccctctgtggataggccaagtacccacaggggtcctagtacccaTGGTTAGGAACCACTACTGTAGAACACTCAGCTGAGATATCAGTGAAACAGAGGTTTCATATTCTCATTTTATTTATGAAACAAAGAGTACAAAAGGGTGTCTAATGGAAAAAGGAGAAGTGCATAAAGGtcacaacagcagcaacaacaacagaaacAGTAGTGAAAACCAGCCAATCAAAACCAATAAAAACATTTGTTACTTTCACTTTCAGAGCAGTCATATGTAATACATCTGTCTGTACACTGATACAATGATGTCAAAAccgagcgagagggagaaagagagaaagatgaaaGTAAATAGTAAGGCAAGAGTGATACTAATGTGATACTAAACCAACAGTTCCAGTCAGTGATCAGGGACAGGAAATACAGTACTCTGATGTGACACACATTTTAAAGATGTACAAGACTTCTTATTctcaaaatgtacaatatgaCAATAACGATAAACAAATAGAAGAAACATCAGTATCTAGATTTCAATCACCTATACTCTTAACCATATACTACACAGAAACAATGATCAATTGGCATTAAATTCAATGACTTATTACCATAAAAGTTGCATTAAAACCGAAAGCTCATGCACCTTATTATcaactatatgatctactatgaAGACCAATGGAATCATACTTTTGATGAAAGTTAATTACATGACAGTTGAAATCATATCCAAAAATAATTTgtatttctacatttctacattcATCATCATTCCCTGAATATCATCATTATAAAAATGCTGTTCTTgtgcaagcgtgtgtgtgtgcgtgtgtgtgtgcgtgcatgcgcgcATGTGTGTTGTCCCCAGCCCCTCAGTGCTGACATTGTGTCCCCAGCAGATAGTGCAGTCCCAGAGTCAGGTTCTTCACCACCAAGTTTTTCTTGCCTTTCGAGGTGAAGTGTAGAGTGGCGATCTCCTCCTTCCTGAGGTACACTGTCTGGTGGAGGAGAGAATCCCTACAGTCCTCTTCTCTGGCCTGCAGGCTGAAGCTGGCCAGCTCCCGACTCCCCTCCCTCAGCTCCAGGGTCCCGTTGCCTAACTGTCCATCCAGACCCTCACTGCACACCTCCATGTACAGAATGTAAGGACCAGTACACCTGACCTGAATCCCACTATCGCCGCTGAGATTCATTGTATGGTTAACGTAGCTCTTAAACTTGATTGGCTCATTGTCTTGGATGCCTGCAGAGACGGGGAGGGGAGGAAACGAGGGCGGAGAGGGATAACCTCCTGCATCACTTTCATGTTATAACATATTCTTCACCTGCtatatttcagttgaatgcattgttgtacaactgactaggtatcaccctttccctttcccagCCTTATAATGTATTATTACACTGTTATAACACCTACTGTTAAAAATGTGTGAATAACAGGATGTCCTGTTATGAGGCCTAGTGTAATGAGATAGAGTTTTACGAACAGGGGATAACTCACCTGTAATAGGGTCAAAGTGGATGTAGATCTCACTCTCCTCCGGCCTCTCAGACACCTGGCACAGCAGAACACACACCGTCAgagaacacacaacacacacatgtttatggtctgtggtctgtggttgtccGTCCTGCTTTCCTGTTATTAGTATATAGTGAGTCAGTGTGTCAGTAAGGGACATTCTCTATGTCTCCCTGATAACCCATCAGAAAGGTTACAGAGCACTGGGGAGTCCTGTGGTCTGTATGGGGGCTGCCCCTacacactgatctaaggtcagctTACACTCtaatggttatggttaggttggGGATGGGTAAGGCGATCCTAGATCTGAGCGTATTCAAGTGCCAATGCAAGTGCCAATAccatttagcaaactccaggcatttacatttgttaaatttaaataaaaggttattattattattaaaaaattTTAATACATTGGTTGGATGCTCtcaataaagttttttttatGGCAACCCTTTCAAACAGCCTATTGACATGGAGGTGGCGTCTAATTGTAGATATGAAGACTTGGTGACCGCAACATGCGTCCAAGTTCTGTAATTCTCCAACTGTGGACCTGGACTTTTCTTTGCCTCCCAAACCATCTTCCTCACTGTGTGTGGGGACAGGATAGACCTGTGTCTAATACCAGGCAAGTTTACCACTGTTCTAGTTTTAAACTTCTTAATGGTTACCCTAATAGTGGTAAGTGGtgtatatttatttttcatttatttttttacccattGCCTGATTTATGAAAGTCAACAACCATGTGTCTTTTTTCATTTGTGAGTTCTTTGGATGGATGACAAAGGGATTTTACATGTGTGTTACCTAATTTTTATACTCCAGTGAAACAGAAGGGCCACAATACAGTTCCTTAAACTGAGATGAACTATTAATGCAGACTTCATTTTGTTTGATTTTATTTTCAAGAATCCATTATTGGATGCCAATAATTTTGACACATATCTTTTTTTATTATAATTGTTGTaattgttaaacaaaatatatttctctgagcaattgtattagtataaaataatataatttcccaattGGTTTGAATACAATATtgctcttttatttattttatacttttttgcttttctttaccaagggtgccaataattttggaggTGACTGTATATGAACACTGACAGATACGGTGATATGATTAACTTGCTATGCTTGGTTGTTTATGATTAGTTTGTGTGCAGTGCTGTGGTATGGTTTATGATGACATCTAGTGGTTTAGGACTAGTCAATTCCCCCGAACTTGTAAAGTAAATAGGCTTATCAATAGTACGTTTTTGTTGGTGATGTAAGAAGCGCATTTTATTTTCCCATTGTGTCAAAACATTCAATTGCAGGTCAATTGCAGGGTGTAGGCATTAGCATTTACCCTGTATACATGAtgaatacactttgatttgattttaggtCTGTGTGTGCAGA from Salvelinus fontinalis isolate EN_2023a chromosome 5, ASM2944872v1, whole genome shotgun sequence encodes:
- the LOC129855331 gene encoding uncharacterized protein LOC129855331 isoform X1; translation: MDGEVHVETEMEYVTVRAHPLRRSWRLAVVLSVQNALVAVCLAVSFYCFWLEHQRVSERPEESEIYIHFDPITGGYPSPPSFPPLPVSAGIQDNEPIKFKSYVNHTMNLSGDSGIQVRCTGPYILYMEVCSEGLDGQLGNGTLELREGSRELASFSLQAREEDCRDSLLHQTVYLRKEEIATLHFTSKGKKNLVVKNLTLGLHYLLGTQCQH
- the LOC129855331 gene encoding uncharacterized protein LOC129855331 isoform X2, translated to MDGEVHVETEMEYVTVRAHPLRRSWRLAVVLSVQNALVAVCLAVSFYCFWLEHQRVSERPEESEIYIHFDPITGIQDNEPIKFKSYVNHTMNLSGDSGIQVRCTGPYILYMEVCSEGLDGQLGNGTLELREGSRELASFSLQAREEDCRDSLLHQTVYLRKEEIATLHFTSKGKKNLVVKNLTLGLHYLLGTQCQH